From the genome of Solanum pennellii chromosome 6, SPENNV200:
TGAAATgatatattatatcatattatatcttagaaaatcaattgataaataaataagtgCAAAGATATGAATATTACAATGCACTATAGGAATTACATTTGCATGTCAAAATTCTATGGAAATTCTTTTTTCAGATTTGTAGGATATATGTGTTAGCTTATAATAAATACTCCGTAACAAAACCTCTTTCAACTTAGTTGAGGAATATCTTTTGTATGATTTACCTTTGTAGGAGGATGGAGttaaagaaataagaagaagacaataaCAGTTACATCCATAAAAAAATCCAGACTGGCTCAAGTCAACAGAGTAGTATTTGACGAGAGGTAGTTTCTTAGATGGTGAGCAGCCCTCACTTCCAACCCAAAAGGTTGCGAGTTCGAGTCAAAGGGGTGGGAGATTCTAAgaagggtaaaaaaaaaagcagtACTTCCGTGCACAACCCTCAAACCTTCAAGATCTCAAGTTCTCAAACAGACATAGCCAAGAAAGTTCAAGAAATGAATGTTAAAGACGCACTCATATACACAAATATAATAAGAGACAATTAGAGATAGACACAAACCTAACTTGAGGAAAGGGTTCATACAATGTTTTTGTAGAATTAGCAAAATGtcacaaatattaaaatacatctaacATAATGTTAACTTACATTGGAAGTATAACTTAAGAGGAAGGATTAAAAAGAGTACAATTTTCATCAAAATCTGACCAAGAAGAATCTCTAGTAATGGATATAATCAGATGATAATGAGAATAGTGCAACAGAGCTATATAATACTAATTAGTTTTGGAAAACGGAATAgtcaagttaaaaaaattaatattcaaagCACCACCTCACATTCTCTAGGAAATTTGTATATGACTAAGTGAAAATTATAGTTAATGTCATTAAGTTTGTTGATGTACATTGTATATTACTCACATTGCATGCATAGTTAATGGGCAGTGGAAAAGACTCAAcggaattatttttatttattcacaatattattaaaatttaagattagatagatatgatttaattaaattatcacttagtgtaggggtaaaatggtaattcaactttcaaagttggagcttcccacttataataatatatgatatgattaaagcTAAAACCTATAATTATTGGAACAGAAAAAGCTAAAACCTATAATTATTGGAATAAAACCTATAATTAAGATACTCAAGTCTCTAGCAAGCACAATTTGatcatcatttttttattactcaaattcatgaaaaatcatCGTATCAAAATAAGATAATATTCTCCACTAACCTAAGCTACTTATTACAAAAGTATTCTTAATgaaataaagatatttttgattAAGAGTCCTCTATTTTCAACAATATCATTTTGCTTTTATAATCATTTTCAAGCTTTATGTCTCTGTTCCATGCAATGATGACAAATCTGCAAACTCATTTGCTGATTTTGATTCAGATCTGTGTTGATTCTCTCGGACTCATCATGTAACTGATACGTTTACTGACTCACAAATCCGTATTGCTCCAAAAAAATCCGCAATTTTCACTTCCCGCATAGAGTTGATTATCTGTGCAAAATGTTGCGGCTGTGGTGGAGGCCGGAGGGAGGTACAAGATCCCCGAAAGAATCTGGCTTGACGGCGGCTTACATCGATCAGAAAGGACGGCGTCGTAGAGGAATATCGATTATATACTCGAGCATGACATGTTATAACTTTAGGGTTATCAACATCCAGGAGAATTTCAGTCCCTCTGGGATGCGAACGCAGTGTAAAGTTCACCGGTGGGCCTTTGTTGTATTTCCGAAGCCGGTGTCCTTGCCTGGAAGAGGGTAGTGTTGCCGTGAATAAGGAAGAGGCGGCGGCATGATGGATTTAGTGATACGGGGAGAAACTCTGGTATGCATTTTCTTCACTCCTCTGTTTAGGGATGTAAATTGGTAACAATAACATTCTAATCCCATTtatcacataatcatattaCTCAttgtgtttcaatttttttgtccactttcatatttagctcatttaaaaaaagaatgctTCTTTACTTTGTTTGCAACCCCTTAATTCAATTTTTCCCCATACATTTTGACATATCCTTAATCCAAGAGCATATGATTCAAAAATTTTCTGTTTTCTTAAACTCAATGTCAAGTAAAAGCTAAACGTATTTTTATAAGATCATATATAACTGTATCAATTTTCATTCAATATCTGCAAATAATGTTTGCACAGACCAAAAATATTgcaaattgagaaaaaaaagtaaaattagagaAAGATGGTAGAaacactatttttctttttttatgccATCAGCATCTGTTTAGGGGATATGATTTAACAGAGTTCTGTGGAATGAAATAATTCAATGCATGAATTCATTGTTAAGAAACTCAAATGAAGTAGTATCTTTGTTTATGttaaaaaatagaacaaaaaaagaaattagcaCATAAGATGCCAACTTATTTTTAGATTACATAATATTGCTGcataaaatatgaaagaatgGGGTATATGGAGAGGTTTATGAGATAATATCACAATAAAAGAGCTACAGATAATTAATAGTATTGAACTTATAATGCAGGTGCCTAGTAGATAACATTATCAAGAGCAGACAGAGACCATAGTTATGGATCCTTCATCAAAAAGATAAAGACGATAGTTATGGATCGAACATAATGAAAGATTTTAGGATCACTACTGCTTGGAAGACGAACAGTAATATGTTCAATTTGACACCATACGTAAGTTCCCAAGCAGCTTCCTCTTGCATTAACAATTACAGTAAGGCAATGGCATCGGCAGCTACATACATAATCATCTCAAAATCCAACCGTCCAAGTTAATTACTTCTGACATCTAATTGCATCCTCATTCTCATACTTGATGCCATCTCGGAGTATTGGCCAGTCAGAGAGGTGCATGTTGGTGTGCAAGCTATTACTACTGACCAAGTCTAAGCTGAGCTGTTTCTGAAATTCACCTACTAGATAGTCAGCATTAAATAGAATAAAAAGTAATTTAGCGATTGGGGGAATAAGTCAACCAAATCAATTTTGTCActgagttcatttttttttttgatttggtCAAACTTATGAGGAAGCTTTACTAACTTGTTGTAGCTATAAGTCTTCTCTCTCAATAACCAAAAGGCATATTTTCAACTAAtgctctttgaaaactttatcgTTGACTTTTGTTTCTACATTCAGAGCTAAGGTATTTGCTGGTAGAAGTTTATAAAGCCCCCTGATACTGAAGCCATATATCTAGAGCAACACAGTTAAGAGAGCTTTAGATACTTCTCTTTAAGGTGATTACTGCTTCTTGCCCAACTCTCAGACTACTTTCTACCAGAGTTTTTAAAATGCAAAATCCAAGATGCAGCTTTCTAATTCTTTTCATTCAACTTGTTTCCATCATTAGCTTTTGCTCCTATGCAAGGCAAATAAGAGGTGAAGATAATAAAACTAGTGCTTTAGAGGTGGATGTGGGCATAATTCTTGATCTGGAAACAAATGTGGGAAAAGTAATGAACATATCTATCTTACTAGCCCTTGCAGATTACCATGCCAACGCTAGTCGCGGTGCCATTAAGATAGTTCCTCATTTCAGGGATTCCAAGAGAAATGATGTTGAAGCAGCATCTGCTGGTAAATTTAGCTCCATGATTTAGTTGTGTTAAACTAGCATGTCTTACTCTTTCTGCTTCACGAGTCAGATATATTCTGGAAGTTGGTCATTCATGCACTATTTTCATAAGATACTCTCTTTTCTCTAGAATATTGGTTTTCCTGTTTAAGAAGGAATTTTCAGATAACTTCTTACAGTCTGATTGTGTATATGCAGCCATAAACTTGCTAAAGGATGTCCAAGTGCAAGCTATCTTTGGGCCACAAATGTCTACACAAACTGATTTTGTGATTGACATAGGGAACAGAACAAAAGTCCCTATCATTTCTCCAGCAACAAGTCCTTCACTCTCAGTCAAGGAAAATCCCTTTTTCATTAGAGGAGCACTTCCTTCTTCCAGCCAGACTAAAGCCATTGCAGCAGTTGTCAGAAACTATGATTGGAGGCAGGTTGTGATCATCTACGAGGATAGCTCCTATGGAACTGGGATAGTTCCACATCTGACTGATGCCTTGCTGGAAATCAACACTTTAGTCTCCTATAGAAGTGTTCTTTCTCCTTCAGCCAATGATGATGAAATCCTCAAGGAGTTATACAATTTGAACACAAAGCAGACCAGGGTATTCATCGTGCACTTGCAACCATATCTTGCCTCACGCCTTTTTCTCAAGGCCAAAGAAGCTGGAATGATGAGCAGTGGATATGCATGGATCATCACAGATGTGCTAACAAGTCTTCTGGACTCGGTAGATAATTCAGTCATTGAGTCATCAATGCAAGGTGTTCTTGGTATAAAACCTTATATTCCAAGATCAAATGAGCTAAACAATTACACGAGGAGATGGAGAAAGAGATTCCGTCAAGAGTATCCAGACATGGACCCAGTTGAGCTCAATGTTTACGGACTATGGGCATATGATAGCATCACCGCATTAACAAAAGCAATAGCAAAAGTGGGCACTACCATTATCCCAAAATTCAAGAAAGCTGACACTAGAGAGAATTTAACGGACTTAGATGCACTTGGAACCTCAGAATTTGGTTCTCTGCTCCTTGACTCTATGCAGAATACAACACTAAAAACAGGACTAAGTGGTGAATTCCGTATCATTGATGGAGAATTGCAGCTATACACATATGAGATTGTGAATATAATTGGGAAAGGAGAGAGAAGCGTTGGATTCTGGACAGAGAAGGATGGCATTTTGCATAAACTGAAGATGAATAGTGAAACAGCTAAGAGTATGAATGAGCAACTAGCAGCCATCATTTGGCCCGGTGAATCTACTATTGTTCCGAGAGGCTGGGAAATACCCACCAGTGGGGAGAAGTTGAAGGTTGGAGTTCCTGTCAAAGGAGGGCTGGAGCAATTTATTAAAGTGGAAATCAATGCCAAAACACAAGCAGTAACTGTAACTGGTTTCATTCCAGATGTCTTCAAAGAAGTCATCGAACATTTGCCATATGCCATCCCTTATGAATTTATTCCATTTCCAATAGATAGCCCCACTTCTCAAGACTATGATGATCTTGTTTACAAGATCTCCTCAAAGGTAATATCCAATTCTTTTTTGAATTAACCTTTTTGGCTGAATACGTCACATGCTCCTTTCCAGGACTTCCATATCTACTTTCTTATTTGACTGAGATCAAccataaatactaaaataatcgTTGTTTGCTTAAAACAGGAATATGATGCAGTTGTAGGTGATGTGACCATTTTAGCGAGCCGAGCCAAGTATGTGGATTTCACATTACCTTTTTCAGAGTCTGGCATATCTGCTGTTGTGTCGGTAAGGAATGACGATAGAAAGAATGCTTGGATTTTCTTGAAACCCCTAAAGAGCGAGCTTTGGATAACAACAGGAGGATTCTTCATCTTCATTGGTTTTGTTGTTTGGGTACTTGAACATCGTGTAAACAAAGAGTTTCGAGGACCCAAACACAAGCAAGTTGGGATGATATTCTGGTTTTCCTTCTCAACTCTCGTTTTTGCTCATAGTAAATATCTAACACAAAgcaaattatatacaaaaagcTTTAGGATTTATCCTTGtttgtcaaaaataatatatatggcTGGTTGTTTCAGGAGAGAGGGTAACTAGTAACTT
Proteins encoded in this window:
- the LOC107023367 gene encoding glutamate receptor 2.8-like produces the protein MQNPRCSFLILFIQLVSIISFCSYARQIRGEDNKTSALEVDVGIILDLETNVGKVMNISILLALADYHANASRGAIKIVPHFRDSKRNDVEAASAAINLLKDVQVQAIFGPQMSTQTDFVIDIGNRTKVPIISPATSPSLSVKENPFFIRGALPSSSQTKAIAAVVRNYDWRQVVIIYEDSSYGTGIVPHLTDALLEINTLVSYRSVLSPSANDDEILKELYNLNTKQTRVFIVHLQPYLASRLFLKAKEAGMMSSGYAWIITDVLTSLLDSVDNSVIESSMQGVLGIKPYIPRSNELNNYTRRWRKRFRQEYPDMDPVELNVYGLWAYDSITALTKAIAKVGTTIIPKFKKADTRENLTDLDALGTSEFGSLLLDSMQNTTLKTGLSGEFRIIDGELQLYTYEIVNIIGKGERSVGFWTEKDGILHKLKMNSETAKSMNEQLAAIIWPGESTIVPRGWEIPTSGEKLKVGVPVKGGLEQFIKVEINAKTQAVTVTGFIPDVFKEVIEHLPYAIPYEFIPFPIDSPTSQDYDDLVYKISSKEYDAVVGDVTILASRAKYVDFTLPFSESGISAVVSVRNDDRKNAWIFLKPLKSELWITTGGFFIFIGFVVWVLEHRVNKEFRGPKHKQVGMIFWFSFSTLVFAHRERVTSNFTRFVLIVWVFVVLVLTSSYTANLTSMLTVQQLQPSITDLNDLIKNGEYVGYQEGSFVKDILKHMKFDSSKFRSYSTLEEYSDALSRGSKNGGVGAIVDELPYLRLFLNKYCRKYIMVGPTYKAAGFGFAFPKGSPLVPDVSRAVLLVMEGEFMNNIIQKWFGNETECPKQDGMAIASSLTLDSFKGLFLITGVSAGSALLLFVLIFLYQNREILATDDSVWQKLCAIANAFDKEKDNRNSMSEKPSEGNEIQTATLFTESEASTEILPNFSLQSPEIRISDGLGASPPPEGFSTTEPGTPVHENITRITEER